In one Nocardioides luteus genomic region, the following are encoded:
- the rpsO gene encoding 30S ribosomal protein S15, with protein sequence MAVGTDAETKKKIIAEYATTEGDTGSPEVQIALLSHRISHLTDHLKEHKHDHHSRRGLLLLVGQRRRLLNYLQKKDIERYRSIIEKLGLRR encoded by the coding sequence ATGGCAGTTGGAACTGACGCGGAGACCAAGAAGAAGATCATCGCCGAGTACGCCACGACCGAGGGTGACACCGGCTCGCCGGAGGTGCAGATCGCGCTGCTGTCGCACCGCATCTCCCACCTGACCGACCACCTCAAGGAGCACAAGCACGACCACCACAGCCGTCGTGGTCTGCTGCTGCTCGTCGGCCAGCGCCGCCGCCTTCTCAACTACCTTCAGAAGAAGGACATCGAGCGCTACCGCTCGATCATTGAGAAGCTCGGCCTCCGTCGCTGA
- a CDS encoding HAAS signaling domain-containing protein, whose translation MTTTDAEANVAPEVRLFLARVRRELADLDPEVVSDITDGLEADFTELVEDRGPDALGDPVEYAKELRAAAGIPVGVRAPRGFGEQVDGFLDAGHARFDAAVARLGELLRTDLGPVVAWLRPLWWIVRAWAAVALVSAVFGLSMSSAPAVLLLIAAVAVSMFIGAGRVWPGGERGTLARVVLLVLNVFAAFVLFMTWATWGGGGADYDRGWSDGFNEAGGAYAAPIDEQAGVYSGGRWVSNIYPYDASGKPLTGVQLFDQEGKPIDVVTQPDCTSTSAAPLPPLAVDELDMAEVACTDEMTGEPLQPRIFYPWSNGAAQLYNVFPLPSRVQPETALDPNAFADGSEDAPAIQEPPLATVPKVSLPGVTTSSPSASASASPSASPSASPSASAGTADKP comes from the coding sequence ATGACGACCACAGATGCAGAGGCGAACGTCGCACCGGAGGTGCGGCTCTTCCTGGCTCGCGTACGCCGTGAGCTCGCCGATCTCGACCCGGAGGTGGTCAGCGACATCACCGACGGGCTCGAGGCCGACTTCACCGAGCTGGTCGAGGACCGTGGGCCCGACGCGCTCGGGGACCCGGTCGAGTACGCCAAGGAGCTGCGGGCCGCCGCCGGGATCCCGGTGGGCGTGCGGGCGCCTCGGGGGTTCGGCGAGCAGGTCGACGGGTTCCTCGACGCCGGCCACGCCCGCTTCGACGCCGCGGTCGCCAGGCTCGGTGAGCTGCTGCGTACGGATCTGGGGCCCGTGGTCGCCTGGCTGCGGCCGCTGTGGTGGATCGTGCGTGCCTGGGCGGCGGTCGCTCTGGTCTCGGCGGTGTTCGGCCTGAGCATGTCGAGCGCACCGGCGGTTCTGCTGCTCATCGCGGCGGTTGCGGTCAGCATGTTCATCGGCGCCGGCCGGGTCTGGCCGGGTGGTGAGCGGGGGACCCTCGCGCGCGTCGTGCTCCTGGTCCTGAACGTCTTCGCCGCCTTCGTGCTCTTCATGACCTGGGCGACGTGGGGTGGTGGCGGCGCCGACTACGACCGCGGCTGGAGCGACGGCTTCAACGAGGCCGGCGGCGCCTACGCGGCGCCGATCGACGAGCAGGCGGGCGTCTACTCCGGCGGCAGGTGGGTCAGCAACATCTACCCGTACGACGCCTCGGGCAAGCCGCTGACGGGCGTCCAGCTCTTCGACCAGGAGGGCAAGCCGATCGACGTCGTCACCCAGCCCGACTGCACCTCGACGAGTGCCGCGCCACTGCCGCCGCTGGCCGTCGACGAGCTGGACATGGCCGAGGTGGCCTGCACCGACGAGATGACCGGTGAGCCGCTCCAGCCGCGGATCTTCTACCCGTGGTCCAACGGTGCCGCGCAGCTCTACAACGTCTTCCCGCTGCCCAGCCGGGTCCAGCCGGAGACCGCGCTCGACCCGAACGCCTTCGCGGACGGGAGTGAGGACGCGCCGGCGATCCAGGAGCCACCGCTGGCCACCGTGCCGAAGGTGTCGCTGCCCGGGGTCACGACGAGCTCGCCGAGCGCATCCGCGAGCGCATCCCCGAGCGCATCTCCGAGCGCATCTCCGAGCGCGTCCGCGGGTACCGCCGACAAGCCATGA
- a CDS encoding PadR family transcriptional regulator, which translates to MDTTQLLKGVLDLTVLAVVDGEDAYGYDIVRKLRDSGLTDVGDASVYGTLRRLYAAGALTSYVVPSESGPHRKYYGITPAGQGQLKQQSEDWSHFSTTVTEILQGARA; encoded by the coding sequence ATGGATACCACCCAGCTGCTCAAAGGGGTGCTCGACCTGACCGTTCTGGCCGTCGTCGACGGCGAGGATGCGTACGGCTATGACATCGTCCGCAAGCTCCGCGACAGCGGGCTCACGGACGTCGGGGACGCGTCGGTCTACGGCACCCTGCGGCGGCTGTACGCCGCAGGCGCCCTGACCTCCTACGTCGTGCCGTCGGAGTCGGGTCCGCACCGCAAGTACTACGGCATCACGCCTGCCGGGCAAGGCCAGCTCAAGCAGCAGAGCGAGGACTGGTCCCACTTCTCCACCACTGTCACCGAGATCCTCCAAGGGGCACGCGCATGA
- a CDS encoding bifunctional riboflavin kinase/FAD synthetase has product MSEVPAGLGRTCVVIGNFDGVHLGHQHVISRGREVADAKDLTLVAVTFDPHPMAVLRPEHAPGVLTTMEERSELLHAAGADAVLALPFDMDMANWSPDDFAQRVLVDALHAEACVVGANFRYGCKAAGDVADLIAYGKIHDFSAEGIPLDGGPQVWSSTYIRTCLATGDVTGAAEALGRPYSVRGVVVKGDQRGRELGFPTANVPTDSLTAVPPDGIYAGWLTRRDTGERFPAAISVGTNPTFEGVVGRRVESYVLDRDDLELYGVEVEVAFVERLRGMVAFEGIDALVEQMHADVERARQILTES; this is encoded by the coding sequence TTGAGTGAGGTGCCGGCCGGCCTGGGGCGCACGTGCGTCGTCATCGGCAACTTCGATGGCGTCCACCTCGGGCACCAGCACGTGATCAGCCGGGGACGCGAGGTGGCGGACGCCAAGGACCTCACCCTGGTGGCGGTCACCTTCGACCCGCACCCGATGGCGGTGCTGCGGCCCGAGCACGCCCCCGGCGTGCTCACCACGATGGAGGAGCGCTCCGAGCTGCTGCACGCCGCCGGTGCCGACGCCGTGCTCGCGCTCCCGTTCGACATGGACATGGCCAACTGGTCGCCCGACGACTTCGCCCAGCGGGTCCTCGTCGACGCGTTGCACGCCGAGGCGTGCGTGGTCGGCGCCAACTTCCGCTACGGCTGCAAGGCCGCCGGCGACGTGGCCGACCTGATCGCCTACGGCAAGATCCACGACTTCTCCGCCGAGGGGATCCCGCTCGACGGCGGGCCCCAGGTGTGGTCCTCCACCTACATCCGTACGTGTCTGGCGACCGGTGACGTCACCGGTGCCGCCGAGGCGCTGGGCCGTCCCTACTCCGTGCGCGGCGTCGTCGTGAAGGGCGACCAGCGTGGCCGCGAGCTCGGCTTCCCGACCGCCAACGTGCCCACCGACTCGCTGACCGCGGTGCCGCCCGACGGCATCTACGCCGGCTGGCTGACCCGGCGCGACACGGGGGAGCGGTTCCCGGCCGCCATCTCGGTCGGCACCAACCCCACCTTCGAGGGCGTGGTCGGTCGCCGGGTCGAGTCCTACGTGCTCGACCGCGACGACCTGGAGCTCTACGGCGTCGAGGTCGAGGTCGCCTTCGTCGAGCGGCTGCGCGGCATGGTCGCCTTCGAGGGGATCGACGCGCTCGTCGAGCAGATGCACGCCGACGTGGAGCGGGCGCGCCAGATCCTTACCGAGTCGTAG
- the truB gene encoding tRNA pseudouridine(55) synthase TruB produces the protein MSPSGLVIVDKPAGVTSHDVVARVRRLAGTRKVGHAGTLDPMATGVLVLGVERATRLLGHLMLTEKAYSATVRLGVATTTDDAEGEVVETRSAAGLDEVRVRSAFAAQVGDILQVPTAVSAIKVDGKRAYQRVRDGEQVELKARPVTVHELTVGELRREGDVVDVDISVRCSSGTYIRAIARDVGEALGVGGHLTMLRRTAVGPYDLGVARTLDELAEEFAALPLAEAARAAFTSYDLSEAQAQDVRYGRKLELALDGLTAVFAPDGEFLALYEPVGATTAKASAVFVG, from the coding sequence GTGAGTCCCTCCGGCCTCGTCATCGTCGACAAGCCTGCCGGGGTCACCTCCCACGACGTCGTCGCGCGCGTCCGGCGGTTGGCCGGCACCCGCAAGGTCGGGCATGCCGGCACCCTGGACCCGATGGCCACCGGCGTACTCGTCCTGGGGGTGGAGCGGGCCACCCGGCTCCTCGGCCACCTGATGCTGACCGAGAAGGCCTACTCCGCGACGGTGCGGCTCGGGGTCGCCACGACCACGGACGACGCCGAGGGTGAGGTCGTCGAGACGCGTTCCGCCGCCGGCCTCGACGAGGTGCGCGTACGCAGCGCCTTCGCCGCCCAGGTCGGCGACATCCTCCAGGTGCCGACCGCGGTGTCGGCGATCAAGGTCGACGGCAAGCGCGCCTACCAACGCGTACGCGACGGGGAGCAGGTCGAGCTGAAGGCCCGGCCGGTCACCGTGCACGAGCTCACCGTCGGCGAGCTCCGGCGCGAGGGCGACGTCGTCGATGTCGACATCTCGGTGCGCTGCTCCTCGGGCACCTACATCCGGGCGATCGCCCGCGACGTCGGGGAGGCGCTCGGCGTCGGTGGACACCTGACGATGCTGCGCCGCACCGCGGTCGGGCCCTACGATCTCGGCGTCGCCAGGACGCTCGACGAGCTCGCCGAGGAGTTCGCGGCGCTGCCGCTGGCCGAGGCCGCCCGCGCCGCGTTCACCTCCTACGACCTCTCCGAGGCGCAGGCCCAGGACGTCCGCTACGGCCGCAAGCTCGAGCTCGCGCTCGACGGGCTCACCGCGGTGTTCGCCCCCGACGGCGAGTTCCTGGCGCTCTACGAGCCGGTCGGCGCGACGACCGCGAAGGCGAGCGCGGTCTTCGTCGGGTGA
- the rbfA gene encoding 30S ribosome-binding factor RbfA, whose translation MSSPRVRRIADRIKVIVAQMLERRIKDPRIGFVTVTDVRVTGDSQQATIFYTVLGADSEAELAGTAAALESAKGLIRSEVAKQLGTRTAPTLEFIHDALPETARHLDDVLARAKAQDDAVAAARGETYAGEADPYKKPREIEDEWDEDEEE comes from the coding sequence ATGAGTAGCCCACGGGTTCGCCGGATCGCTGACCGGATCAAGGTCATCGTGGCGCAGATGCTGGAGCGGCGGATCAAGGATCCGCGGATCGGGTTCGTCACCGTCACCGACGTGCGAGTGACCGGAGACAGTCAGCAGGCGACGATCTTCTACACGGTGCTGGGCGCCGACTCGGAGGCCGAGCTGGCCGGCACGGCCGCGGCGCTGGAGTCGGCCAAGGGGCTGATCCGTTCCGAGGTCGCCAAGCAGCTCGGCACCCGCACCGCCCCGACGCTGGAGTTCATCCACGACGCGCTGCCGGAGACGGCCCGCCACCTCGACGACGTGCTCGCCCGCGCCAAGGCGCAGGACGACGCGGTCGCCGCCGCTCGTGGGGAGACCTACGCCGGCGAGGCCGACCCCTACAAGAAGCCCCGCGAGATCGAGGACGAGTGGGACGAGGACGAGGAGGAGTGA
- the infB gene encoding translation initiation factor IF-2, whose protein sequence is MAKTRVHELAKEFGVESKFVLEKFKEMGEFVKSASSTVELPAEMRFRKEIGPGLKAGGKGGSASTDEKPAPKPGPKPAAPKPAAPKKAADTAPEKPAEAPAASKPAAPKPGPKPPAKKAEAAPVAPAASASAPTAPKPSPKPAAAKPGAPKPGAPKPGARPQAPAARGGAGGTGGAGTGRPGPRPVGKPGAPRPGNNPFSSNQGMGRPRPGGQGGGQGGQGGAPAGGDQRPPRPAAAREGGQTGGRPGMPRPNPAMMPKSPAAFGARPGGGPGGRAGAPGRPGGGGRPGAGGRPGGGGGAGRPGGGGFGGGPGGGRPGAGRPGGRGTTQGAFGRPGGPSRRGRKSKRARRQEFEAMEAPTIGGIRVRKGNGETVRLARGASLTDFAEKINVDPAQLVQMLFGLGEMVTATESVNDETLELLGEELNYVVQVVSPEDEDRELLESFDIELGDEGDESDWTVRPPVVTVMGHVDHGKTKLLDAIRDANVIEGEAGGITQHIGAYQVSTEVDGTERKITFIDTPGHEAFTAMRARGSQSSDLAILVVAADDGVMPQTIEALNHAKAAGVPIVVAINKIDKPEADPTKVRGQLTEYGLIPEEYGGDTMFVEISAKSRINIDGLLEAVVLTADASLDLQANASQDAQGIVIEAHLDRGRGPVATILVQRGTLRVGESIVAGPAHGRVRAMIDEYGHEITEATPSRPAMVLGLSAVPGAGQSFLVVEDDRMARQIAEKREARERAAQQAKRRVRRTLEDFMASMEKGESQELNLILKGDVSGSVEALEDALAKIDVGGDEVSIRVIDRGVGAITETNVDLAAASDAIIIGFNVRPQGKATEMADREGVEIRYYSVIYQAIEEIEAALKGMLKPEYEERVLGQAEIRAIFRSSKAGNIAGCMVTSGLIRRNAKVRVLRDGAVAADNLDLASLRREKDDASEVREGFECGLVLKNFQDIKEGDIIEAFEMVEIPRG, encoded by the coding sequence GTGGCTAAGACCCGAGTCCACGAGCTCGCCAAAGAGTTCGGAGTCGAGAGCAAGTTCGTTCTCGAGAAGTTCAAGGAGATGGGTGAGTTCGTCAAGTCGGCGAGCTCGACCGTCGAGCTGCCTGCGGAGATGCGTTTCCGCAAGGAGATCGGCCCCGGCCTGAAGGCCGGCGGCAAGGGTGGTTCCGCGTCCACCGACGAGAAGCCTGCCCCCAAGCCCGGCCCGAAGCCGGCAGCTCCTAAGCCTGCGGCCCCCAAGAAGGCTGCGGACACGGCGCCCGAGAAGCCTGCCGAGGCGCCCGCTGCGTCCAAGCCGGCCGCGCCCAAGCCCGGCCCGAAGCCCCCGGCCAAGAAGGCCGAGGCCGCACCGGTCGCGCCTGCGGCGTCGGCATCGGCGCCCACCGCGCCCAAGCCCAGCCCGAAGCCGGCGGCTGCCAAGCCGGGTGCGCCCAAGCCTGGCGCCCCGAAGCCCGGCGCCCGTCCGCAGGCCCCCGCGGCCCGCGGTGGCGCGGGTGGCACCGGCGGCGCCGGTACCGGTCGTCCCGGACCGCGTCCGGTCGGCAAGCCCGGCGCTCCGCGCCCGGGCAACAACCCGTTCTCCTCCAACCAGGGCATGGGGCGTCCGCGTCCCGGCGGCCAGGGTGGAGGCCAGGGTGGCCAGGGCGGTGCCCCGGCCGGTGGCGACCAGCGTCCGCCGCGTCCTGCTGCCGCCCGTGAGGGTGGCCAGACCGGTGGCCGTCCCGGCATGCCGCGTCCCAACCCGGCGATGATGCCGAAGTCCCCGGCCGCGTTCGGTGCCCGTCCTGGTGGCGGTCCCGGTGGTCGTGCCGGTGCCCCGGGTCGTCCCGGTGGCGGCGGTCGTCCGGGCGCCGGTGGGCGTCCCGGTGGCGGCGGCGGTGCCGGTCGTCCCGGTGGCGGCGGCTTCGGCGGCGGTCCCGGTGGCGGTCGTCCCGGTGCCGGTCGTCCCGGCGGTCGCGGAACGACCCAGGGTGCCTTCGGTCGCCCGGGTGGTCCCTCGCGTCGTGGCCGGAAGTCGAAGCGGGCGCGTCGCCAGGAGTTCGAGGCCATGGAGGCCCCGACGATCGGTGGCATCCGCGTACGCAAGGGCAACGGGGAGACCGTGCGTCTCGCCCGTGGCGCCTCGCTGACCGACTTCGCCGAGAAGATCAACGTCGACCCGGCTCAGCTGGTGCAGATGCTGTTCGGCCTCGGTGAGATGGTCACCGCGACCGAGTCCGTCAACGACGAGACCCTCGAGCTGCTCGGTGAGGAGCTCAACTACGTCGTCCAGGTCGTCTCCCCGGAGGACGAGGACCGCGAGCTGCTGGAGTCCTTCGACATCGAGCTCGGCGACGAGGGCGACGAGTCCGACTGGACGGTCCGTCCGCCGGTCGTCACCGTCATGGGTCACGTCGACCACGGTAAGACCAAGCTGCTCGACGCCATCCGTGACGCCAACGTCATCGAGGGCGAGGCCGGTGGCATCACCCAGCACATCGGTGCCTACCAGGTCTCCACCGAGGTCGACGGCACCGAGCGCAAGATCACCTTCATCGACACCCCGGGTCACGAGGCGTTCACCGCCATGCGTGCCCGTGGTTCGCAGTCCTCGGACCTCGCGATCCTCGTGGTCGCGGCCGATGACGGTGTGATGCCGCAGACCATCGAGGCGCTCAACCACGCCAAGGCGGCCGGTGTCCCGATCGTGGTCGCGATCAACAAGATCGACAAGCCGGAGGCGGACCCGACCAAGGTCCGTGGCCAGCTGACCGAGTACGGCCTCATCCCCGAGGAGTACGGCGGCGACACGATGTTCGTCGAGATCTCGGCGAAGTCGCGGATCAACATCGATGGCCTCCTCGAGGCCGTCGTGCTGACCGCCGACGCCTCGCTCGACCTGCAGGCCAACGCCAGCCAGGACGCGCAGGGCATCGTGATCGAGGCTCACCTCGACCGTGGCCGCGGCCCGGTCGCGACCATCCTGGTCCAGCGCGGCACGCTGCGCGTGGGTGAGTCCATCGTCGCCGGCCCGGCCCACGGTCGTGTCCGCGCGATGATCGACGAGTACGGCCACGAGATCACCGAGGCGACCCCGTCGCGTCCGGCGATGGTCCTGGGTCTCTCGGCGGTGCCGGGTGCCGGTCAGAGCTTCCTGGTCGTCGAGGACGACCGGATGGCTCGCCAGATCGCCGAGAAGCGCGAGGCACGCGAGCGTGCCGCGCAGCAGGCCAAGCGCCGCGTACGCCGCACGCTGGAGGACTTCATGGCCTCCATGGAGAAGGGCGAGAGCCAGGAGCTCAACCTCATCCTCAAGGGCGACGTGTCCGGTTCGGTCGAGGCGCTCGAGGACGCACTGGCCAAGATCGACGTGGGTGGCGACGAGGTCTCCATCCGGGTCATCGACCGCGGTGTCGGTGCGATCACCGAGACCAACGTCGACCTGGCTGCTGCCTCCGACGCGATCATCATCGGCTTCAACGTCCGCCCGCAGGGCAAGGCGACGGAGATGGCCGACCGCGAGGGTGTCGAGATCCGCTACTACTCGGTCATCTACCAGGCGATCGAGGAGATCGAGGCGGCCCTCAAGGGCATGCTCAAGCCGGAGTACGAGGAGCGGGTCCTCGGTCAGGCGGAGATCCGTGCGATCTTCCGCTCGTCCAAGGCCGGAAACATCGCCGGTTGTATGGTCACCAGCGGTCTCATCCGCCGCAACGCCAAGGTTCGCGTCCTGCGCGACGGCGCCGTGGCGGCCGACAACCTCGACCTGGCCTCGCTGCGCCGCGAGAAGGACGACGCCTCCGAGGTCCGCGAGGGCTTCGAGTGCGGTCTGGTCCTGAAGAACTTCCAGGACATCAAGGAAGGCGACATCATCGAAGCCTTCGAGATGGTGGAGATTCCCCGGGGCTGA
- a CDS encoding YlxR family protein, translating to MERLEETTQHGPVRTCVGCRKRAAKRELLRVTAGSDRNGQPAVVPDPTATAPGRGAHLHPTRECYELAVRRKAFTRALFPKGKGAEGGLSSAPVEDYLDTRQTPTTVADGQLTRNWSKSS from the coding sequence GTGGAACGCCTCGAAGAAACTACGCAGCACGGACCTGTCCGTACGTGCGTTGGTTGCCGGAAGCGAGCCGCCAAGCGCGAGTTGTTGCGGGTGACCGCCGGCTCGGACCGCAACGGCCAGCCGGCCGTGGTGCCCGATCCGACAGCCACCGCACCCGGGCGAGGGGCGCATCTGCACCCCACGCGTGAGTGCTACGAACTCGCGGTGCGCCGGAAGGCGTTCACCCGGGCCCTGTTCCCGAAAGGTAAGGGGGCCGAGGGCGGGCTTTCCAGCGCACCGGTGGAGGACTACCTCGACACGCGCCAGACACCCACGACCGTCGCCGACGGTCAACTGACCAGGAATTGGAGCAAAAGCTCATGA
- a CDS encoding alpha/beta fold hydrolase, with product MSSVRETTLTDPEGVLLEPEGATTGVLVLSGSSGRIETDRCRMLASHGVAAASIRYFRGPGQPGEARLVPLETFDDVLTDLHSRYERLVVLGTSWGAQAALLLGTLHPEIDAVVAISPTYVSWAGLSDERPQRSSWTLRGEQVPFVPFADEAIEDAVKEADGELPSFCEAYLAALEKYADRVPAATIPVERIAGDVVVVAGGDDALWPSVLFAEAVRRRRTAHDLETIVVTHPEAGHRVVLPGEPVLPPSRTLAWGGSERADRELGLLAWPEIAAIL from the coding sequence ATGTCCAGCGTGCGTGAGACCACTCTGACCGACCCCGAGGGCGTCCTGCTGGAGCCGGAGGGGGCCACCACCGGCGTACTCGTCCTCTCGGGGTCCTCGGGACGGATCGAGACCGACCGGTGCCGGATGCTCGCCTCCCACGGGGTCGCCGCGGCGTCGATCCGCTACTTCCGTGGCCCCGGCCAGCCGGGAGAGGCCCGGCTGGTGCCGCTGGAGACGTTCGACGACGTCCTCACCGACCTCCACTCCCGCTACGAGCGGCTGGTGGTGCTCGGGACGTCCTGGGGTGCCCAGGCCGCGCTGCTGCTCGGCACCCTGCATCCCGAGATCGACGCGGTCGTGGCGATCTCCCCGACGTACGTCTCCTGGGCCGGCCTCAGCGACGAGCGGCCGCAGCGCTCCTCGTGGACGCTGCGCGGCGAGCAGGTGCCGTTCGTGCCCTTTGCCGACGAGGCGATCGAGGATGCCGTCAAGGAGGCCGACGGGGAGCTGCCGTCGTTCTGCGAGGCCTACCTCGCGGCCCTGGAGAAGTACGCCGACCGCGTCCCCGCGGCGACCATCCCGGTCGAGCGCATCGCCGGTGACGTCGTGGTGGTCGCCGGGGGAGACGACGCGCTGTGGCCCTCGGTCCTCTTCGCCGAGGCGGTCCGGCGGCGGCGTACGGCCCACGACCTGGAGACGATCGTGGTCACCCATCCGGAGGCCGGTCACCGGGTCGTGCTGCCGGGGGAGCCGGTGCTCCCGCCGAGCCGGACGCTCGCCTGGGGCGGGTCGGAGCGCGCCGACCGCGAGCTCGGGCTGCTGGCGTGGCCGGAGATCGCCGCCATCTTGTGA
- the nusA gene encoding transcription termination factor NusA: MDIDMSILRMLEREREISLDVLVEAIEQGLLTAYHKTEGAQTKARVDLDRKTGHVRVLASEVDDEGNVVGEYDDTPEGFGRIAATTAKQIVLQRLRDAEDDVKFGEFSGKEGDILSGVIQQGRNPDDVLVDLGRLEGVIPLSERVPGEDYGHGTRIKALVVSVRKGMRGPQITLSRSHPNLVKKLFSFEVPEIADGTVEIAAIAREAGHRTKIAVKSTVPGVNAKGACIGPMGQRVRQVMSELQGEKIDIVDWSEDPKVLVASALSPARVSSVEIIDEATKSARVVVPDYQLSLAIGKEGQNARLAARLTGWRIDIRSDEETPVA, from the coding sequence ATGGACATCGATATGAGCATCCTGCGGATGCTGGAGCGGGAGCGGGAGATCTCGCTCGATGTGCTCGTCGAGGCGATCGAGCAGGGGCTGCTGACCGCCTATCACAAGACCGAGGGCGCCCAGACGAAGGCGCGGGTCGACCTGGACCGCAAGACCGGTCACGTCCGCGTGCTGGCCTCCGAGGTCGACGACGAGGGCAACGTCGTCGGGGAGTACGACGACACGCCCGAGGGCTTCGGCCGGATCGCGGCCACCACGGCCAAGCAGATCGTGCTGCAGCGGCTGCGCGACGCCGAGGACGACGTGAAGTTCGGTGAGTTCTCCGGCAAGGAGGGCGACATCCTCTCCGGCGTCATCCAGCAGGGCCGCAACCCCGACGACGTGCTCGTCGACCTGGGCCGGCTCGAGGGCGTCATCCCGCTCTCCGAGCGCGTGCCGGGCGAGGACTATGGCCACGGCACCCGGATCAAGGCCCTGGTCGTGAGCGTGCGCAAGGGCATGCGCGGACCGCAGATCACGCTCTCGCGCTCCCACCCCAACCTGGTCAAGAAGCTCTTCTCCTTCGAGGTGCCCGAGATCGCCGACGGCACCGTGGAGATCGCCGCGATCGCTCGCGAGGCGGGTCACCGCACCAAGATCGCGGTCAAGTCGACCGTCCCCGGCGTCAACGCCAAGGGTGCCTGCATCGGCCCGATGGGCCAGCGGGTCCGCCAGGTGATGTCCGAGCTGCAGGGCGAGAAGATCGACATCGTCGACTGGTCCGAGGACCCGAAGGTGCTCGTCGCCTCCGCCCTGTCGCCGGCCCGGGTCTCCTCGGTCGAGATCATCGACGAGGCGACGAAGTCCGCCCGCGTCGTGGTGCCCGACTACCAGCTCTCGCTGGCGATCGGCAAGGAGGGGCAGAACGCCCGCCTGGCGGCCCGCCTCACCGGCTGGCGCATCGACATCCGCTCCGACGAGGAGACCCCGGTCGCCTGA
- the rimP gene encoding ribosome maturation factor RimP, whose amino-acid sequence MSAERKDAIASAIDKALADPLQALGLDIEAVEITPAGKRRILRIAVDKDGGITHEEVTEATREVNRVLDESDVMGEQPYTLEVTSPGVDRPLTLPRHWRRNKGRLVKVTATDGSTFTGRVKESDEDRVSLEVSGKRREVAYADVKKALVQIEFKRIDEGE is encoded by the coding sequence TTGAGTGCTGAGCGGAAGGACGCGATCGCGAGTGCCATCGACAAGGCCCTCGCCGACCCGCTCCAGGCCCTGGGTCTCGACATCGAGGCCGTGGAGATCACGCCGGCCGGCAAGCGCCGGATCCTGCGGATCGCCGTCGACAAGGACGGTGGGATCACCCATGAGGAGGTCACCGAGGCGACCCGTGAGGTCAACCGGGTCCTCGACGAGTCCGACGTCATGGGTGAGCAGCCCTACACGCTCGAGGTCACCTCTCCCGGTGTCGACCGGCCGCTGACCCTGCCGCGCCACTGGCGCCGCAACAAGGGTCGCCTGGTCAAGGTGACCGCCACCGACGGGTCCACGTTCACCGGACGCGTCAAGGAGTCCGACGAGGATCGGGTGAGCCTCGAGGTGAGCGGGAAGCGCCGCGAGGTGGCGTACGCGGACGTGAAGAAGGCGCTTGTGCAGATCGAGTTCAAGCGGATCGACGAGGGGGAGTAG
- a CDS encoding DUF4439 domain-containing protein: MTTADTASTEAVQAALAVEHAAIFVLGALGGLTSASAAPALARALTDAYDDHVNAREALAAHVVAAGIEPVAPSAVYDLPGRIGTEARIAAAALRLEKDTTATYLSLAPKATGTDRTLLIQLLCRAAARQLDLGAKPSAFPGT; the protein is encoded by the coding sequence ATGACGACCGCGGACACCGCCTCGACGGAGGCCGTCCAGGCGGCACTCGCCGTCGAGCACGCCGCGATCTTCGTCCTCGGCGCGCTCGGCGGACTCACCTCCGCCTCCGCCGCACCGGCCCTGGCGCGGGCGCTGACCGACGCCTACGACGACCACGTGAACGCCCGGGAGGCGCTGGCCGCGCACGTGGTGGCCGCCGGGATCGAACCGGTCGCGCCCTCGGCCGTCTACGACCTGCCCGGGCGGATCGGCACCGAGGCCCGCATCGCCGCTGCGGCGCTGCGCCTCGAGAAGGACACCACCGCGACCTACCTGTCGCTGGCCCCGAAGGCGACCGGCACCGACCGGACCCTGCTGATCCAGCTGCTGTGCCGGGCGGCCGCGCGGCAGCTCGATCTGGGCGCGAAGCCGTCCGCGTTCCCGGGGACCTGA